The genomic segment GCCGGAATTATTAAACCCGGAATTCCTGTCGTAGTCGGTGAAACCCATCCCGAAACTGAACATGTTTTTATTTCAAAAGCCACGGAATTAGATTTACCATATTACTTTGCCGATCAGGAGTTGCGCGTAGAAAAAACTAAGCCTGCACTAACATCAGGTTCACACTACAGAGTTTACCGGGATGATGAGATTGTTTTTAAGGATTTATATTGTCCGCTTGGCGGTGATTATCAGGCGCCAAACCTTGTTACTGTGTTAAAAGTACTTGACGTTTTAAGGAACCAAAATTTTCACATCACACCAGAAGCTGTTGCCAACGGTATAGCAAAGGTGACTCAAAATACAGGTTTAAAAGGCCGTTGGCAGGTGTTGGGGCGCAACCCGCTGATCATTGCCGATGTTGGCCACAACAAGGACGGGATCAGATTTATAATTAAACAGATTAGCACTTTAGAATTCAGAAAACTCCATTTTGTGTTGGGCATGGTCAACGATAAAGATGTTGCGGGCATACTGACGATGCTTCCCGCTTCGGCAATCTATTATTTCTGCAAACCTGATATCCCGCGGGGATTAGACGCATCATTGCTAGCTTCGGAAGCAGATAAAATCGGACTTAAAGGTGACATCTATGCATCGGTTGGCAA from the Bacteroidales bacterium genome contains:
- a CDS encoding bifunctional folylpolyglutamate synthase/dihydrofolate synthase, giving the protein MNYRQTIEFLYDQLPVFHRIGPAAYKPDIGNIESLCAMLGEPHKKFRSIHIAGTNGKGSVSHMLASILQSAGYCTGLHTSPHLKDYRERFRINGKMILKSEVVDFVKSWKNEFESLKPSFFEMSVALAFDHFAKKQVDVAVIETGMGGRLDSTNILSPEISVITTIGWDHMMFLGNTLEKIAQEKAGIIKPGIPVVVGETHPETEHVFISKATELDLPYYFADQELRVEKTKPALTSGSHYRVYRDDEIVFKDLYCPLGGDYQAPNLVTVLKVLDVLRNQNFHITPEAVANGIAKVTQNTGLKGRWQVLGRNPLIIADVGHNKDGIRFIIKQISTLEFRKLHFVLGMVNDKDVAGILTMLPASAIYYFCKPDIPRGLDASLLASEADKIGLKGDIYASVGKAFHAAKTKAGKEDLVFVGGSSFVVAEVV